The following proteins are encoded in a genomic region of Sorangiineae bacterium MSr12523:
- a CDS encoding amino acid adenylation domain-containing protein, with amino-acid sequence MESNESRARALTTAPSTEPATLIELLQCRASERSASHAYTFLADGESIEHSTTYGELDRRARAIAGAMQSCARPGDRVLIVLPPGLDFIAAFFGCLYAGLVTVPVPLPQRRRGLPRLLSIVRDCRPTVALSNAPRPPGFDDLHWVTIDSIGDGAEDAWRPLPIEPGTLAFLQYTSGSTGTPKGVALTHGNLLQNERMIQRAFGQSDESVIVGWLPPYHDMGLIGNILQPLYVGAPCIQMTPEHFLTNPLRWLAAISRYRGTTSGGPNFAFDLCVDKIAPEQREGLDLSSWTVAFNGAEPVRKATLDRFAKAFAGAGFRASAFVPCYGLAESTLLVSARTRQAPPIVRTVERAALEQGRAVLASDDNGAVAQLVGCGPHDDAIVKIVDPASAEPRAAGEVGEIWVTGGSVAQGYWGRPEETAASFGAHLASGEGPFLRTGDLGFVDDGELYVTGRLKDLIIVRGRNLYPQDIEACAEASSAEFGGGGAAAFAVEVGGEERLIVVEECRTRPAEDLARAGARVREAIASEHEVAVFALVFIRRGSLPRTTSGKVQRRACRERFLNGELATLWRWESWEASKDSSTAQPSPEERALTETEAALARIWTDVLQCGRVTPDDAFLELGGDSLKAMQLSARASEAFGVEVGPAQVFDTNTVAALATWIEAQQKSDGQVGPAAIVARPERLPLSFVQERLWFLERLVTPAPVYQIAGGLRFAGALDREALERAVNAVVARHAALRTCFTTWEGRPCQTILPHSPMALPIESGSWQPVALEGAPVRFALFETGADEHVLTLTAHHLVVDGWSLTIVLRELLEQYAAFTTGHDAALPATESAFADEALAQRTPERARAWEPQLRYWKTQLARPVPPLELPSDRPRPPIQTYAGARETFVLSSELVEKLTSLGRQHGATLFATVTAGLFALLHRYTGQSDLCLGTPVAGRARPALEEAVGCFINTLALRVDLGGDPAAAELLARVRRTVEQAQEHQDVPFERVLQELPLVRDLSRAPLFQAMVSMQPPLPAWPALPNVSFAVEQFDTRTAQLDLALDLVPAGRELRAVWEYNTDLFEAATIRELGERLRRVLEQIVARPDAPLSELSILTERERAQTFGAQPRIAVPPLCVHELFEAQAARQPDAVALIAGSERCTYGELDLRARRLASYLARLGVSAEVRVAVYLDRSIDLVASVLAILKAGGAYVPLDTSHPAERAGATMQDAAVSTVITRASLVGRLPALSNGVHVVDLDRVELPEPAAPNRTALDGLAYMIHTSGSTGRPKGVMVSHRTLANAFAAWQEVYRESELRFLQVASPAFDVWTADWVRALCSGGSLVLAPFEASIDAAALATLVEREAVTALDVVPALAKPLMAHAERLGSLRLLIVGSDAWSMRDYIELRQRLPSTTRLLSGYGVTETTIDNAFYEPSDLAEAHAGRGVPLGLAFPNTRLYVLDRHGSPLPDGAAGELAIGGAGVARGYWNNPRLTAERWRPDPWSDEPGARLYVTGDRVRRRADGVLEFLGRLDHQVKVRGMRIEVGEIEACLRRHPEVNEATVILAEGAAGEKSLVAYVTGTGDIAALRAYLRAHLPEAMVPSTLVRLEEMPLGPNGKVDRSRLPAPADERAPARTTTSARTELERTIAEIWEQVLAVRHPGVHENFFDIGGHSMLLTEVATRLRERVGRDIPVLLLFQHPTIASLAAALSNDETAPSHSDERTRAHAAGSDVAIIGMAGRFPGAPDVRAFWRNLCAGVESIATLTDEELLAAGVDPTLVSNPHYVRARAVLDGIDRFDAGFFGFSPREAALLDPQHRLFLECVWEAFEDAGYDPERAGGRVGVYAGSSLSGYLFHRFPEGVRLESAEDMAALLALDKDFLTTLVSYRLNLEGPSVAVQTACSTSLVAVHLACRALLGGECDLAVAGGVSITVPQTAGFLYQEGAIGSPDGHCRAFDERAQGTVSGSGAGVVLLKRLDDALANGDSIVAVIKGSAINNDGRKKIGYTAPRVDGQARVIRDAHAAAGITADSVGYVEAHGTGTPLGDPIEIAALTQAFRASTERTGFCAIGSVKTNVGHLDAAAGITGLIKAALAVREGRIPPNLHFAAPNPAIDFERSPFRVATRLLDWEPSGPRRAGVSAFGLGGTNAHAVLEAPPAVVQAEEAEDRAELLVVSARSGNGLAAVSDALAARLEDDATLRLADTAFTLQMGRRAASHRRAIVARSKAEAIAALRADRAASQAQSAVGEAPPVVFLFSGQGSQSAGMGRELYESVPAFARAIDDCARRLEPILGLDLKRVMFYETEELDRTSLTQPALFVLEHALSQLWASLGIEPEAMIGHSVGEYVAACLAGCLKLDDALGLVAARGRLMEATPAGAMLAIPASEADVQRWLGAEVSLAAVNADGQCVLSGSVSAIEQVEREAAAAGLQSRRLRGERAFHSHLMDGVLDAFRDVVARVSFSEPRVPWISNVTGTWITAAQAQDPNYWVQHLRQPVRFAEGVRALATRPDRIALEIGPGRTLTGLWQRTAAGQALASMPFLEAAGNLWVLGAPIDFTALAGTRRGRRVSLPATPFERQRHWLEPRPRKASNAPAPARSLNDWFYAPSWKRAPAAAVQGVDTGMHWIVLGDDGPLVTRLVATLSTASVRVTRARSGPAFAKTGAHDFVLRPSAVDDYRALAAACATNATAATHIVHAFALGDASEGALDADAFLRAQERGAASVMAAATALGAARLLVLAQGLHDVTGREILHPEHAPLVGLCRTLSLEWPRLHCRLVDLESADDDAIVQRLLAEARCAEEEPVVALRGAHRWLPTVAPIRIEEAPRGAGLRERGAYLITGGLGGIGLALAETLARTVRARLVLTGRSEPTDEQRQRVHLLEGMGAEVLVVRADVADVSAMRDVLAQARERFGPLAGLIHAAGIAGGGLLGGLTVESFVGELRAKALGALALEEALLEEADAPLDFVLYCSSLTSLSGGVGRAGYAAANAFLDAFAQSLGRRTARKTLSVSLDRWRGIGMAAHAAARLEAMGLSLDNGATETPAMSVAEGQEVFSRLIAQPAASHVIVSTQALDGLPKDDEGKILMRHLGAETPKPAPEKVASLDGLEERMTTIWAEAFGVPRIDPRKDFFAQGGESLVALQILNRVRDVFGIALSLQDFFERPTALGLAERVRTLRAEPSAPPAEPALVALPRSAARRIKGRSE; translated from the coding sequence CTACGCAGGCCTGGTCACGGTCCCCGTGCCGCTACCCCAGCGGCGGCGTGGCCTTCCGCGCCTGCTTTCGATCGTTCGCGACTGCCGTCCCACGGTCGCCTTGAGCAACGCCCCACGGCCGCCCGGGTTCGACGATCTGCACTGGGTAACCATCGATTCGATTGGCGACGGCGCGGAGGACGCATGGCGGCCGCTCCCCATCGAGCCGGGAACCTTGGCCTTCCTCCAGTACACATCGGGCTCGACGGGCACGCCCAAAGGTGTGGCGCTCACCCACGGCAACCTTCTCCAGAATGAGCGGATGATCCAACGCGCGTTCGGGCAGTCCGACGAAAGCGTGATCGTGGGGTGGCTGCCGCCGTACCACGACATGGGACTCATCGGGAACATCCTGCAGCCGCTCTACGTGGGCGCGCCCTGCATCCAGATGACGCCCGAGCACTTCTTGACGAACCCGCTGCGCTGGCTGGCGGCGATCTCGCGCTACCGCGGGACGACCAGCGGTGGTCCGAACTTCGCGTTCGATCTCTGCGTGGACAAGATCGCGCCGGAGCAGCGCGAGGGGCTCGATTTGAGCTCGTGGACGGTGGCCTTCAACGGGGCGGAGCCGGTGCGCAAGGCCACGCTCGATCGCTTCGCGAAGGCGTTCGCGGGCGCGGGGTTCCGGGCCTCGGCGTTCGTTCCTTGCTACGGACTCGCGGAGTCGACGCTCCTCGTGAGCGCACGCACGCGCCAAGCGCCCCCGATTGTGCGCACGGTCGAGCGCGCGGCGCTCGAGCAGGGGCGCGCGGTGCTCGCCTCGGACGACAACGGTGCGGTTGCACAGCTGGTCGGCTGCGGGCCGCATGACGATGCGATCGTGAAGATTGTCGATCCCGCGAGCGCGGAGCCTCGTGCGGCCGGCGAGGTCGGGGAGATTTGGGTGACGGGCGGGAGTGTGGCCCAAGGCTACTGGGGACGACCCGAGGAGACGGCGGCGTCGTTCGGAGCGCACCTTGCATCGGGTGAAGGCCCCTTCCTGCGGACCGGAGATCTCGGCTTCGTCGACGATGGAGAGCTCTATGTCACGGGGCGGCTCAAGGATCTGATCATCGTCCGCGGGCGAAACCTGTATCCGCAGGACATCGAGGCTTGTGCCGAGGCGAGCAGCGCGGAGTTTGGCGGCGGTGGTGCGGCGGCGTTCGCGGTGGAGGTGGGCGGTGAGGAGCGCCTCATCGTCGTCGAAGAGTGCCGCACGCGCCCGGCGGAGGACTTGGCCCGCGCAGGGGCTCGCGTCCGCGAAGCAATTGCCTCGGAGCACGAGGTGGCCGTCTTTGCCCTGGTGTTCATCCGGCGCGGCAGCCTTCCGCGCACGACGAGCGGCAAGGTGCAGCGACGGGCGTGCCGCGAGCGCTTCCTGAACGGGGAGCTTGCGACGCTTTGGCGTTGGGAGAGTTGGGAGGCTTCCAAGGATTCGTCCACCGCGCAGCCGTCGCCCGAGGAGCGGGCGCTGACTGAGACCGAGGCGGCGTTGGCACGGATCTGGACGGACGTGCTCCAGTGCGGGCGGGTGACGCCGGACGATGCGTTTCTCGAGCTGGGCGGCGATTCGCTGAAGGCCATGCAACTGAGCGCACGGGCGAGCGAGGCCTTCGGTGTGGAGGTCGGCCCCGCGCAGGTGTTCGACACGAACACCGTGGCGGCGCTCGCAACGTGGATCGAGGCGCAGCAGAAGAGCGACGGGCAGGTGGGCCCCGCCGCCATCGTGGCGCGCCCGGAGCGCCTTCCGCTTTCGTTCGTGCAGGAGCGCCTCTGGTTTCTCGAGCGGCTCGTCACGCCCGCGCCCGTCTACCAGATCGCGGGCGGTCTGCGCTTTGCCGGCGCGCTCGATCGCGAGGCCCTCGAGCGGGCCGTGAATGCCGTCGTGGCCCGGCACGCCGCCCTGCGCACCTGCTTCACGACGTGGGAAGGGCGCCCCTGCCAGACGATCCTGCCGCATTCTCCGATGGCGCTGCCCATCGAATCGGGATCATGGCAACCCGTCGCACTGGAGGGTGCGCCGGTCCGCTTTGCGCTGTTCGAAACAGGGGCAGACGAGCACGTCCTCACGCTCACGGCCCATCACCTGGTGGTGGACGGCTGGTCCTTGACGATCGTGCTCCGCGAGCTGCTCGAGCAGTACGCCGCGTTCACGACGGGCCATGATGCGGCATTGCCGGCAACCGAGAGCGCGTTCGCGGACGAAGCCCTCGCGCAGCGAACCCCGGAGCGCGCACGCGCGTGGGAGCCGCAGCTTCGCTACTGGAAAACGCAGCTCGCGCGGCCGGTGCCGCCCCTCGAGCTTCCCAGCGATCGACCTCGCCCGCCCATCCAGACGTACGCCGGCGCGCGCGAGACGTTCGTCCTTTCCAGCGAGCTGGTGGAAAAGCTCACATCCTTGGGGCGGCAGCACGGGGCCACGCTGTTCGCGACGGTCACGGCCGGCCTGTTCGCGCTCTTGCATCGCTACACGGGGCAGTCGGATCTCTGCCTCGGAACACCGGTCGCGGGCCGCGCACGCCCAGCGCTCGAGGAGGCCGTCGGCTGCTTCATCAACACGCTCGCCTTGCGCGTGGATCTCGGAGGCGATCCCGCGGCGGCGGAGTTGCTCGCGCGCGTGCGGCGGACCGTCGAGCAAGCGCAGGAGCACCAGGACGTGCCCTTCGAGCGCGTGCTTCAAGAGCTGCCGCTCGTTCGCGATTTGAGCCGTGCGCCGCTCTTTCAGGCCATGGTCTCGATGCAGCCTCCCCTGCCCGCTTGGCCGGCGCTGCCCAATGTGAGCTTCGCCGTGGAGCAGTTCGATACGCGCACCGCGCAGCTCGATCTGGCCTTGGATCTCGTGCCCGCCGGACGCGAGCTGCGCGCCGTGTGGGAGTACAATACGGATCTTTTCGAGGCTGCGACGATCCGCGAGCTCGGGGAGCGACTCCGCCGGGTTCTCGAGCAAATCGTCGCGCGCCCGGACGCGCCGCTTTCCGAGCTATCCATTCTGACGGAGCGCGAACGCGCGCAGACTTTCGGCGCGCAGCCGCGCATCGCGGTTCCGCCGCTCTGCGTGCACGAGCTGTTCGAGGCGCAGGCCGCGCGACAGCCCGACGCGGTGGCGCTCATCGCCGGCTCCGAGCGATGCACGTACGGGGAACTCGACCTGCGCGCCCGTCGCCTGGCCAGCTACCTCGCGAGGCTCGGCGTTTCGGCCGAGGTGCGGGTCGCCGTCTATTTGGATCGGTCGATCGATCTGGTGGCCAGCGTGTTGGCGATTCTCAAGGCGGGCGGCGCGTACGTTCCGCTCGATACGAGCCATCCGGCCGAGCGCGCCGGCGCCACGATGCAAGACGCGGCCGTTTCCACGGTGATCACGCGAGCGAGCCTTGTCGGCCGCCTCCCGGCGCTTTCGAACGGCGTCCACGTCGTGGACCTGGATCGGGTGGAGCTGCCCGAGCCCGCGGCGCCGAATCGCACCGCGCTCGATGGCCTGGCATATATGATACATACATCGGGCTCGACGGGCCGGCCCAAGGGCGTGATGGTGAGCCATCGCACCTTGGCCAACGCCTTCGCCGCCTGGCAAGAGGTGTATCGGGAGAGCGAGCTGCGCTTTCTGCAGGTCGCGAGCCCCGCCTTCGACGTCTGGACCGCCGATTGGGTCCGGGCGCTCTGCTCGGGTGGGTCGCTGGTTCTCGCGCCCTTCGAGGCATCGATCGACGCCGCGGCATTGGCAACGTTGGTGGAGCGCGAGGCGGTGACCGCGCTCGACGTCGTTCCGGCGTTGGCCAAGCCACTGATGGCGCACGCCGAGCGACTCGGCAGCCTTCGATTGCTCATCGTTGGCTCCGACGCGTGGTCGATGCGCGACTACATCGAGCTGCGCCAGCGCCTCCCTTCCACGACGCGCCTTCTCAGCGGCTACGGCGTGACCGAAACGACCATCGACAACGCGTTCTACGAGCCGAGCGATCTCGCCGAGGCGCACGCCGGCCGAGGCGTTCCGCTTGGTCTCGCCTTCCCGAACACGCGACTTTACGTCCTCGATCGCCATGGCTCGCCACTGCCCGACGGTGCTGCGGGCGAGCTGGCCATCGGCGGCGCGGGTGTGGCGCGCGGCTATTGGAACAACCCGCGACTCACGGCGGAACGTTGGAGGCCCGATCCATGGAGCGACGAGCCGGGCGCCCGCCTGTACGTGACGGGCGATCGCGTGCGGCGACGCGCGGACGGCGTGCTCGAGTTTCTCGGGCGACTCGATCACCAGGTGAAGGTGCGCGGGATGCGCATCGAGGTCGGCGAGATCGAGGCCTGCCTGCGCCGGCACCCGGAGGTGAACGAGGCCACGGTGATCCTCGCCGAGGGCGCCGCGGGGGAGAAGTCTCTCGTCGCGTACGTGACCGGCACGGGTGACATTGCGGCGCTGCGTGCTTATCTCCGCGCCCACCTGCCCGAGGCGATGGTGCCGTCGACCCTCGTTCGGCTCGAGGAAATGCCCCTCGGGCCCAACGGCAAGGTCGATCGCAGCCGTTTGCCTGCACCCGCCGACGAACGCGCCCCTGCGCGAACGACGACCTCGGCCCGCACGGAGCTCGAGCGAACCATTGCGGAGATCTGGGAACAGGTCCTCGCCGTGCGGCATCCCGGCGTGCATGAGAACTTCTTCGACATCGGCGGGCACTCCATGCTGCTCACCGAGGTGGCCACCCGTCTCCGGGAGCGGGTCGGCCGCGACATCCCGGTGTTGCTTCTCTTTCAGCACCCGACGATCGCCTCGCTGGCGGCGGCGCTTTCCAATGATGAGACAGCGCCATCCCATTCGGACGAGCGAACGCGCGCACATGCCGCAGGAAGCGACGTCGCGATCATCGGCATGGCGGGACGGTTTCCCGGTGCCCCCGACGTCCGCGCGTTCTGGCGCAACCTCTGCGCCGGCGTCGAATCGATCGCCACGCTCACGGACGAGGAGCTCCTCGCCGCCGGCGTGGATCCCACACTCGTATCCAATCCGCACTATGTCCGAGCCCGCGCGGTGCTCGATGGGATCGATCGCTTCGACGCAGGGTTCTTCGGCTTCTCGCCGCGGGAGGCCGCCCTGCTCGATCCGCAGCATCGACTCTTCCTCGAATGCGTGTGGGAGGCCTTCGAAGACGCGGGCTACGATCCCGAGCGCGCGGGCGGACGGGTCGGGGTCTATGCGGGCTCGAGCCTCAGTGGCTACCTCTTTCATCGGTTTCCCGAGGGCGTGCGGCTCGAATCCGCGGAGGATATGGCGGCGCTGTTGGCGCTCGACAAAGACTTTCTCACCACCCTCGTTTCGTACCGACTGAACCTCGAAGGGCCGAGCGTGGCCGTTCAAACCGCGTGCTCGACCTCGTTGGTGGCGGTGCACCTGGCATGCAGAGCGCTGCTCGGCGGTGAATGCGATCTCGCCGTGGCCGGTGGCGTGTCCATCACCGTGCCGCAGACCGCCGGGTTCCTCTATCAAGAGGGCGCGATCGGTTCGCCCGACGGCCACTGCCGCGCCTTCGACGAGCGCGCCCAAGGAACGGTGTCGGGCAGCGGCGCGGGCGTGGTGCTTCTCAAGCGACTCGACGATGCATTGGCCAATGGGGACTCCATCGTCGCCGTGATCAAAGGGTCCGCGATCAACAACGACGGACGCAAGAAGATCGGCTACACCGCACCCCGTGTCGACGGCCAGGCCCGCGTCATCCGAGACGCGCACGCGGCCGCCGGCATCACCGCGGACTCGGTGGGCTATGTCGAGGCCCACGGCACCGGCACGCCGCTGGGCGATCCCATCGAGATCGCGGCCCTCACGCAGGCCTTCCGCGCCAGCACGGAGCGCACGGGCTTTTGCGCCATCGGCTCGGTGAAGACCAACGTCGGGCACTTGGACGCGGCGGCGGGCATCACGGGCCTCATCAAGGCCGCCCTCGCGGTGCGAGAAGGCCGGATCCCACCGAACCTGCACTTCGCGGCGCCGAACCCGGCCATCGACTTCGAACGCAGCCCCTTTCGGGTTGCCACCCGCCTCCTCGATTGGGAACCTTCGGGTCCACGCCGTGCGGGGGTCAGCGCGTTCGGTCTCGGTGGGACGAATGCGCACGCCGTCCTGGAGGCGCCGCCCGCCGTGGTGCAGGCCGAGGAGGCCGAGGACCGGGCGGAGTTGCTCGTCGTGTCGGCTCGCTCAGGCAACGGGCTTGCCGCGGTGAGCGATGCGCTTGCCGCACGCCTCGAGGACGACGCGACCCTTCGCCTGGCGGATACCGCATTTACCCTGCAAATGGGCCGGCGCGCCGCCTCCCATCGCCGCGCGATCGTCGCGCGATCGAAGGCGGAGGCCATCGCCGCCCTGCGCGCGGATCGCGCAGCGTCGCAGGCCCAAAGTGCGGTCGGAGAAGCTCCGCCCGTGGTATTTCTGTTCTCCGGGCAGGGCAGCCAGAGCGCCGGCATGGGGCGGGAGCTTTACGAGAGCGTGCCCGCATTCGCGCGCGCCATCGATGACTGCGCGCGCCGTCTGGAGCCGATCCTCGGGCTCGATCTGAAACGGGTGATGTTCTACGAGACGGAGGAGCTCGACCGCACCTCGCTCACCCAACCTGCGCTCTTCGTGCTCGAGCATGCGCTGTCGCAGCTTTGGGCGTCGCTGGGCATCGAGCCCGAGGCGATGATCGGCCACAGCGTCGGCGAATACGTGGCGGCTTGCCTCGCGGGCTGCTTGAAGCTCGACGACGCGCTCGGACTGGTCGCCGCGCGCGGCCGTTTGATGGAAGCGACGCCCGCGGGCGCCATGCTGGCCATCCCCGCGTCCGAGGCCGATGTCCAGCGTTGGCTCGGCGCCGAGGTGTCCCTTGCGGCGGTCAATGCGGACGGCCAGTGCGTGCTCTCGGGCTCCGTTTCCGCGATCGAGCAGGTCGAGCGCGAGGCCGCGGCCGCGGGACTGCAGTCGCGGCGACTCCGCGGAGAGCGCGCCTTCCACTCGCACCTGATGGACGGCGTGCTCGATGCGTTCCGGGACGTGGTGGCGCGCGTGTCCTTCTCCGAGCCGCGCGTACCCTGGATCTCCAACGTGACGGGCACGTGGATCACGGCGGCGCAGGCGCAGGATCCCAACTACTGGGTCCAGCATTTGCGCCAACCCGTGCGCTTCGCGGAGGGCGTCCGGGCCCTGGCCACGCGGCCCGATCGCATCGCGCTCGAGATCGGCCCTGGACGAACGCTGACCGGTCTCTGGCAGCGGACCGCCGCGGGCCAGGCGCTGGCCTCGATGCCCTTTCTCGAAGCCGCCGGCAACCTCTGGGTCCTGGGCGCGCCAATCGATTTCACCGCGCTCGCGGGCACGCGGCGTGGTCGGCGGGTCTCCTTGCCCGCCACGCCCTTCGAGCGGCAGCGGCACTGGCTCGAACCGCGCCCGCGCAAGGCCTCGAACGCGCCGGCCCCCGCGCGATCGTTGAACGACTGGTTCTACGCGCCCTCGTGGAAACGCGCACCGGCCGCAGCGGTGCAAGGCGTGGACACGGGCATGCACTGGATCGTCTTGGGCGACGACGGTCCGCTCGTCACGCGGCTCGTTGCGACCCTCTCGACGGCGAGCGTCCGGGTCACCCGCGCGCGCAGCGGCCCCGCCTTCGCGAAGACGGGCGCGCACGATTTCGTGCTTCGGCCCTCCGCGGTGGACGACTACCGAGCCCTCGCCGCTGCATGTGCGACAAACGCGACCGCCGCGACGCACATCGTGCATGCCTTCGCGCTCGGCGATGCAAGCGAGGGCGCCCTCGACGCAGACGCATTTCTTCGCGCGCAAGAACGCGGCGCGGCCAGCGTCATGGCCGCGGCGACGGCCCTCGGCGCCGCGAGGCTTCTGGTCCTTGCGCAGGGTTTGCACGACGTCACCGGTCGCGAAATCCTGCACCCCGAGCACGCACCGCTGGTCGGCCTCTGCCGCACGCTTTCCCTCGAGTGGCCTCGCCTTCACTGCCGTCTCGTCGACCTCGAGAGCGCCGACGACGACGCCATCGTGCAAAGACTCCTCGCGGAGGCGCGATGCGCCGAGGAAGAACCCGTGGTCGCCTTGCGCGGTGCGCATCGCTGGCTTCCCACGGTGGCGCCGATCCGGATCGAGGAAGCGCCCCGCGGCGCAGGTCTTCGCGAACGGGGCGCGTACCTCATCACCGGGGGCCTCGGAGGCATCGGGCTCGCCCTGGCCGAGACCCTTGCGCGAACCGTGCGCGCGCGGCTCGTGCTCACGGGCCGATCGGAGCCGACGGACGAGCAACGCCAGCGCGTGCATCTCCTCGAGGGAATGGGCGCAGAGGTGCTCGTGGTACGCGCGGACGTGGCCGACGTCTCGGCCATGCGCGACGTGCTCGCTCAGGCGCGCGAACGATTCGGCCCGCTCGCGGGGTTGATTCACGCGGCCGGCATCGCGGGCGGTGGCCTCCTCGGAGGCCTCACCGTGGAGTCCTTCGTCGGCGAGCTGCGCGCCAAGGCGCTGGGGGCGCTCGCACTCGAGGAGGCGCTGCTGGAGGAGGCGGATGCGCCGCTCGACTTCGTCCTCTATTGTTCGTCCCTCACGTCGTTGAGCGGGGGCGTCGGGCGAGCCGGCTACGCGGCGGCCAACGCGTTTCTCGATGCCTTCGCGCAGAGCCTCGGCCGGCGCACCGCGCGAAAGACCCTCTCGGTGAGCCTCGATCGCTGGCGCGGCATCGGCATGGCCGCACACGCCGCCGCCCGACTCGAAGCCATGGGCCTCTCCCTCGACAACGGCGCGACGGAAACGCCCGCCATGTCCGTGGCCGAGGGACAAGAGGTCTTCTCCCGGCTCATCGCCCAGCCCGCGGCATCCCACGTCATCGTCTCCACACAGGCCCTCGACGGATTGCCGAAGGACGACGAGGGCAAAATCCTCATGCGCCATCTCGGTGCCGAGACTCCCAAACCGGCCCCCGAGAAGGTCGCCTCCCTCGATGGCCTCGAGGAGCGCATGACCACGATATGGGCGGAGGCCTTTGGCGTCCCGCGCATCGACCCGCGGAAAGACTTCTTCGCGCAGGGCGGCGAGTCGTTGGTCGCGCTGCAGATCCTCAATCGCGTTCGCGACGTGTTCGGGATCGCCTTGTCGCTTCAGGACTTCTTCGAGCGGCCGACGGCCCTCGGTCTCGCGGAGCGGGTGCGCACGCTGCGGGCCGAGCCTTCGGCGCCGCCGGCCGAACCCGCACTGGTGGCACTGCCTCGAAGCGCCGCGCGACGCATCAAGGGGCGCAGCGAATGA
- a CDS encoding cyclic peptide export ABC transporter: MKTSGSLLRGSWPVVACAIGAGLVSGLCGAAVIGLVHDAMSREAAASATRDRLMTSFVGLTLLAVVSKGISEVLLTRLGQSIVGEVRRRLGRNIVEAPLRQIETLGSHRLLAALNDDALVITQAYVQLPHICVCAATILGCLLYLAWIARSAFLVVLAAIAVGVALFRLHESGALRFFERARETSDTLFRHFRSLTAGIKELQINRGRGEAFLTDSFGQSLSTYERDFVAGMTRYSFGMGWGGLLFYAALGVTVFVLPGATGLSASAVAGATLTLLYLMGPVAQLVEIAPSAGRAAVAFRKLDELGLALAAHDEADRVRPALPASTFASSWQRIELCGVTHSYMREYEETTFRLGPIALGFRPGEIVFLVGGNGSGKTTLAKVLLGLYTPEAGELRVDGIPIDASNRDQYRQIFSAVFADYHVFDEQLGLGNAHVRERVAGYLQRLKLDRRITIEDGKLRFDGLSTGQRKRLALVAALLEDRSFFLFDEWAADQDPEFRRVFYREFLPELRAQGKTALVISHDEQYFGVADRCLHMDFGVLSEVAVPPAPAPGPVVRVMN, from the coding sequence ATGAAGACCTCCGGCTCCCTCCTGCGAGGCTCCTGGCCCGTCGTGGCTTGCGCCATCGGCGCGGGTCTCGTCAGTGGCCTCTGCGGCGCCGCGGTGATTGGCCTCGTGCACGACGCCATGTCCCGTGAGGCCGCAGCCAGCGCAACGCGCGACCGGCTGATGACGAGCTTCGTCGGGCTGACCCTGCTGGCGGTGGTCAGCAAGGGGATCTCGGAGGTGCTCCTCACCCGGCTGGGGCAATCCATCGTGGGCGAGGTCCGCAGGCGGCTCGGCCGCAACATCGTCGAAGCGCCCCTTCGCCAGATCGAGACACTGGGCTCCCATCGCCTCTTGGCGGCGCTCAACGACGACGCCCTCGTCATCACCCAGGCCTACGTGCAGCTGCCCCACATTTGCGTGTGCGCCGCGACCATCCTCGGTTGCCTTCTGTACCTCGCCTGGATCGCCCGCTCGGCGTTCCTCGTGGTCCTGGCCGCGATTGCCGTCGGCGTCGCCCTTTTTCGCCTTCACGAATCGGGCGCTCTGCGCTTCTTCGAGCGCGCACGCGAAACCAGCGACACCCTTTTTCGTCATTTCCGCTCGCTCACCGCGGGCATCAAGGAGCTGCAGATCAACCGCGGACGGGGCGAGGCCTTTCTGACCGATTCGTTTGGTCAGAGCCTTTCCACCTACGAACGCGACTTCGTGGCGGGCATGACCCGATACAGCTTCGGCATGGGCTGGGGCGGCCTCTTGTTCTACGCGGCGCTCGGCGTCACGGTGTTCGTTCTTCCCGGTGCGACGGGCCTCTCGGCTTCCGCGGTCGCGGGCGCGACGTTGACCCTCCTGTACCTGATGGGCCCCGTCGCGCAGCTGGTGGAAATCGCGCCCTCGGCCGGTCGCGCCGCCGTGGCCTTTCGCAAGCTCGACGAGCTAGGCCTCGCGCTCGCGGCGCACGACGAAGCCGACCGGGTGCGACCCGCCCTTCCGGCGAGCACCTTCGCATCGAGCTGGCAGCGCATCGAGCTATGCGGCGTCACCCACAGCTACATGCGCGAGTACGAGGAGACTACCTTTCGACTCGGCCCCATCGCACTCGGCTTTCGCCCGGGCGAAATCGTCTTCCTGGTGGGCGGCAACGGGAGCGGCAAGACCACGCTCGCCAAGGTGCTGCTCGGGCTCTACACGCCCGAGGCGGGCGAGCTTCGCGTCGACGGCATCCCCATCGATGCGTCCAACCGCGATCAGTACCGTCAGATCTTCTCCGCCGTCTTCGCCGACTACCATGTCTTCGACGAGCAGCTCGGCCTCGGCAATGCCCACGTCCGCGAGCGCGTGGCCGGGTACCTCCAGAGGCTCAAACTCGACCGCCGCATCACCATCGAAGACGGCAAGCTGCGCTTCGATGGGCTCTCGACCGGCCAGCGCAAAAGGCTGGCATTGGTCGCGGCGCTGCTCGAGGACCGCTCCTTCTTTCTCTTCGACGAGTGGGCGGCCGATCAGGACCCGGAATTTCGCAGGGTCTTCTACCGGGAGTTTCTCCCGGAACTGCGGGCGCAGGGAAAAACTGCGCTCGTCATCAGCCACGACGAGCAGTACTTCGGCGTCGCCGATCGCTGCTTGCACATGGACTTCGGCGTTCTCTCCGAGGTCGCGGTCCCGCCAGCGCCTGCGCCGGGGCCAGTCGTCAGGGTCATGAATTGA